DNA from Malus sylvestris chromosome 11, drMalSylv7.2, whole genome shotgun sequence:
ATGGCAGCATTCTATTGGCCAAGGTGTATGGAAATAATATTTTGCAAATATTAAATagtaaataatatcttgagataatagtAAAAGTATCTAATTGATTGAAATAGGAATTACTTACTTGAGttgagtcaatcttcaattggaaTGTATTAAATATAtgatttggtaattaatccttatctttaatgtttTTTGAGTTATTCAGCTGCTTGGACCTTCAGGAGTGTTGAGCTGTGTGTAGGATTATTTGAGAAGTCTGCACATTTAATGAGgacaatcttgtctttcttgagtgaaagtccacgtgtcgcctctgtaatttttggaattattttaggctccaaaTCAATCATAGATAATATTTCTGAAATTTTTCGATCTCACTTGTTTTCTTTGATGTTGTGAGTTAGCTTTAGCTTGTATTCCCCGTTTCGTTACtaaccaaagaaaaaaacaatattgATGTCAACTCCGTTTCTTTattaaccaaagaaaaaaaacaatattgatGTCAACTAATCTCTTGAAAGCAAGAATAGTTGTAGAAAGCACGTACTTGCTATGCTAGTTTACTATTTTAATCACCAAAAGACCACTCTTTCTAAGTCCATATTTTTAtacatatttgtttgttttgtcatTGGATTATAACTTACTTCAAAGGAGCTCAGCTGGGACAAACCAAATCTTCTGTACAAAGTTGACATGCAATGTAAACCATGGCACCATCATTTTATATTGTCTAATAAGTAATGAAAAAATGCCAGTCAATACAATTATACTATATAAACTTTAATTATACCATCTAGATCTACGTTTGATCCACTTTTGATGTAACTATCTGCCTTCCCCAACCCTCTAACCATTTATTCTTTTTCCCCAAGTAAGAATAAAAGGACCTAACATTTGTCTCACTTTGAAGTCCtttatgtgaaattttttatgaatcAAAATTCTCTTATTCCAACGTTAACTTAAGGGTTTCATCCGGATGTGTGACCATTGCCCTATAAATTGACTTGTTATATCTTATAGTATCAATATATTTTAGTCGTCCAACACGCATTAATAGAACTGACTACAATACTTACATGTATTTAATATGATTGTCATCTAACAGTTGAGATAGTGTTTGTATTGAACACTTGTAATCTTGCAATCAAATCTCACATTAACATATATGTTTTTCTAAGTGAGAAGTCTGCGGTGGTCGACCAAAGAATATAACAATAATTACACTATCTTGACATACAATGAGGACTAAAAAGACATGTCAACATTATCAGTCCAGCAACATGCCAAGGATCCCGCCCCTAACCTGATCTTCAAAAATGGCAATGCTTTGGAATGTGTCATCCAAATTTTGtgatgagaaaaaaaataaaaaggataaaAGTGAGAAAAGGGCAGAAAAAACagaaatgagagagagtgagtccaAAAAGTCACCAGAAGTAGTTTAAGAAGAAACCAAACGAGTACGCCCACGCAATGCGTTGTAAAACAGAACGAGCGAGTACACCAAACCATAATATACACGCGCGCGGACCCTCATCGCTGTGTGAATCGGGTCTCTCAGAGACAGTAAACTCTCGGCTGTCTTCGTATGGACACTCAGCGGTTCCTTATACTATaaacacctctctctctctctctctctctctctctctctctgccctcCCACGAAGAAAAATCGATCccgtttctctctctaaacccttaTCTCTCTAAAACCTATCCCTCTGTTTTCTGCATTGTACGTGTTGGATGGTGCTTGGGCACCGAAATTCTGAGGGGAAGTGAATTTAATACATTTGGGCGTTAATTTCAGTGCATGTTCTTGATTTTGTGGAGGTAAGGAATTCTGGGTTGCCGTAGGTTTCACGTTTTCTTTATTGGGTTTTGATTGGTTTGCAAACTTTGTTCATGAAAAAGTGCTTTTAAGAATGGAAGCACTTCTGCGTTTGGTATTTACTGGTACTtggatttctgggttttgatcACTTGTGCGTTTTGTTTATTGCGTTTGATTCAAAATCCttacttttctttgtttttgttcatgATTACCGTGATAGAGGGTGAGCAGGCATAGAATTGTACTCGACTGGATGTTTTAACATGTTTTTTTACTGTTCTATTAGATTCGATGCTTCATATGCATATAATCTATATATCTGATTCTGATTTCCGGTTCGCATTGAATTATATGCCGTAGAGCCAATCTttgttcaattctttttttgttttcattgtttGAATTTCGTTATGTTTGCATTTGTAGGAACCTTTCGAGTTTATGTCTGCTGTAGTATTGTGAACTTGATGTAAGATATCTTAACAAGGATATCGGTGATGATATCATATCTGTATTCCATTGATGTAGTAAATAAATCTATGCCTTAATCATGATGAGTATTAGGGAGAGAGTAAGAGAGGTTGGTGATTTTATAGAGCAAATCACTAGGCTGATTGGGGGCTTTGTGTTTATTGATTTAGGTATACGTTAAATGGATTTGAAGTGATTCTGGTTCTGGAATTGGGTGTTGACTACTGAATTGTTGCTTGATATATTTATGCTAGATTTTTCTCCAGCAGTGGAATCTGAGGAAGAATTCAAAAACTGGGAAATTAGTTTTTTCTCCACTTGGTGATTGGTGGAGATGTCAAGTTATGTGGGGGTTCACATTACGGATCAATCGCTTCAAAGTCAGTTCACGCAGGTTGAGCTTCGTAGTCTGGAATCCAAAGTACGTATATTTTGTTCCCTGGCCAGTTGATGTTTAAAGTATATGAGGTTTATCTGAATTTTGGTATCGTATGGTATTTGTGGATGTTATTATGGATAGTTTTTCTTTAATATGTGGCTTTGAGTTAATTGCAAACTTTCTGTGCTTTTCAGTTTAATTCAGTGAAGAATCAGAATGGTAAAGTTATGGCTGGAGATTTGCCACCTCTAATGGTTAAATTAAAGGCATTTAGGGAAATGTATTCTGAGGAGGAGATCAGAGGTATCTTAAGTGCGTTGGATTCTGACTTCAGTGACGAGATTGATTTTGAATCCTTCCTTAAGGTGATTCatattgtttctttgttttctttttcctatctctctctctctctctctctctctctcacacacacattgACATATGTAAACGGAAATCAGAAGACTAAAACCCCAGAGAATACAAGACTAAAACACCCTTTGATTTAGGGCAGTGTCCACTTGGGTTCCACATTACAGGCTGCATATGTGTGTTGCCCTGTCTAGATTCGAATAAGTGTGGTAGTTTGTAGTATCATAGTACTCTACTACGATTTTTAATTGAAAGAACTCCCAAATCAGAAGAAatgtttgtttaaattttttattttccttgttCTTTAGTTAGGTGCATATGACATTGCATGTAAACTGTAATTTGCATACGTTTACAAAGGAGTTTATAGGAtttcaaatattaatttattgcaCAAAATGCACAGGCATACTTAAGTTTGCAAGGGCAAACAACAGCAAAATCGGGTGGTTCAAAGAACTCTTCATCATTCTTGAAGGCCACCACAACCACCCTCCTTCATACAATCAGTGAATCAGAGAAAGCATCTTACGTGGCTCACATAAACAGCTATCTCGGGGATGACCCGTTTCTAAAGCAGTTTCTCCCATTAGACCCAGTTACAAATGACCTATTCCATCTTGCAAAAGATGGAGTTCTCCTCTGGTATTTAATCAGGCTTGGGTTTATCAATGCCTATGCAGCTCCGTCAGTTAaagctgttttttttaattcttttataaAGTTCATGTAATTGATCAAATGCAGCAAGCTTATAAATGTTGCTGTGCCTGGGACAATAGATGAACGAGCAATTAACACCAAAAGGGTTCTCAACCCATGGGAGAGGAATGAGAACCATACTCTTTGCCTCAACTCTGCCAAGGCCATTGGCTGCACAGTGGTTAACATTGGCACGCAGGACCTGGTTGAAGGAAGAGTacgtttaaaattttgattctgaAACTAGTTTGGTGTAAATTTTTGGGATActaaaatttatgttttggttATTTTATTTGCAGCCTCATCTGGTATTGGGGTTGATTTCGCAAATTATAAAGGTAGGTAGCTAAAGTTTAGTTTTGACACTAAATCTAGCATAACCACAGAGAAGTTAATCTAGTTGCAGTCTAGATGATTCATTTAGTTGACTCTTTCCCCTTTTTGCCTTGCATGAAACCAATATGGAAACTTCAGATCCAACTGTTGGCAGATCTCAACCTGAAGAAGACGCCTCAGCTTGTAGAATTGGTGGATGACAGCAGGGTAATAcagtttggaattttttttcccttgtaCTCTTGACTCGTAAAACCTTGTAGTTAATAAGTTTTTGGAAAGGAGGAATTTGTTAAggactttctttttcttgtattattaTGTCACAGGATGTTGAAGAGCTTTTGAGTTTACCCCCTGAGAAGGTCTTGTTGAAATGGATGAATTTCCACCTCCAGAAAGCAGGCTACAAGAAACCTGTATCAAACTTTTCTTCTGACGTGAAGGTATTTTATCATCCCTGTTGTATATCTTGGAGCATGTAGCAAGTGCCAGTGTCATCATCACTCCTCTTgtgttctttttctctctttttgcgGGTAGGTGGTAGGGAATTTAGAATGCTTAATGCGATCCCATTCTCTCTCCAAAGCAAATTAACTTGAAAAGAAATGATCTGATTGATTTATAAAACAGGTAATATAACACATAACATATTTGTCCTGTTATAGAATAGAGTGTCAAGGACTAGTATTGTTAACGAGACTCTTTCCAGTATAATTATTTACAAGTGATATCCTGTTTCCTCACTTATCTCTTTCATTCAATCAGAACTTGCAGTTCTGTAATCACTACCACTGTATCATTATTTGTTTCTCATCATTTGAATAGACCTGTAAACCAACTGattattttttcataatttgTAATCCAAGCACAGGATGGAGAAGCTTATGCTTACCTACTTAATGTTCTTGCTCCAGAATACTGCAATCCTGCCACATTGGATGCCAAACCCAATGAAAGGGCAAAGTTGGTTCTTGATCATGCTGAGAGAATGAACTGCAAAAGATATTTAACTCCGAAAGACATTCTTGAGGGTTCTTCAAACTTAAATCTGGCATTTGTGGCCCAGATATTCCATGAAAGGTTGGAACTGAACTATCACTACGTTTTATAGTCAAAGTATCTTTGTGTTATTTTATATGGATCGAATTAACTATGTAGAGAATCGAGAATAAGCATAGGCATACAATCCTGCATATGATATGTTGTCAAAAGAATTTGATGAAATCATTCTTCTAGTAGCCTAGCTTATTGGTCTTGTCTTATATGTGGAAGTATATCTCTTGCTAGACAGACACTATGCTGTTAGATTGTTAGCAAAGACCGCTCATAAGGCCAAACTTTGACAAGCAAGCATTGCATTGctctctctttgtctctctccctctctctctccctggaTGTGTGTGTGGTTACTTTCATGGTTTTTAAACAAATTGTATCATTTTAGTAATTTGTTGACCAAGAGCATACCGTGTACAGGAACGGCCTCTCCACAGACAGCAAGAAGATTTCTTTTGCAGAGATGATGACAGATGATGTGCAAACATCTAGAGAAGAGAGATGCTTCCGGCTGTGGATCAACAGTCTAGGCATTATTAGTTATGTTAATAATGTTTTTGAAGACGTGAGAAATGGGTCAGTGTTCCTAATTTAAGCAAGAATTTATTTGACAGAGATAGACACAATGCTATTCCTTGATGtacttttttttcatttaattatgATTTTGGCACTCACAATATATGTGCTTTACTTTCATAATTCGTGTATGCAGATGGATACTATTAGAAGTACTCGATAAGGTTTCTCCAGGATCAGTGAACTGGAAGCAAGCATCAAGGCCTCCGATTAAAATGCCATTTAGAAAAGTAGAGAATTGCAATCAAGTTGTAAGGATCGGAAAGCAACTGAAATTCTCGCTAGTGAACGTAGCTGGAAATGATATTGTGCAGGGAAACAAGAAACTCATACTTGGTAATTTTCCCTTAGCTTTTGAGCTGAACAGATCTACTGGAGTAACTGGTTATGTGCTAAATCTAATTTTTTGCTTCAAGTTCACACTTTATTCCTTACTGGCATCAATTATATTCCATTGATATCACCGTCAAATTTTATTTGAGTTCTGAGGGGGAGATGCATGATGTAGTTATTTGATGAAGTACATAAATCTGCATCCAGAGGTTGACTTATTTTTTGAATCTAACTTTACGTTAAagcttcttctttgttttctattCTCAAGAACAAAATGCTGTGCAGTTGTTTGCTACTcccaattaattaaaataatgtttgcttctttttttctgAACTGGATTAGTGTCGTCTCTCTAATTTTCGAGAATTTGTTATCAAATACTAAGTttgttttcatcttttttttcaGCGTTCCTATGGCAGTTGATGAGGTTTAATATGCTTCAACTTTTGAGAAGTCTAAGATCTCACTCCCAAGGAAAGGAGATGACGGATGCTGATATTTTAAAGTGGGCTAACAGCATAGTCAGAAGCACAGGCAGAACTTCTCAAATGGAGAGTTTTAAGGTTCAAACCGACTAAACCTGTTTTCGTTTTAAATGTAGGTTCGGTAATTATTCTAGATATGTTTATATGATGTATTCTGAAACCTGAGATTTCTCTCCAGGATAAGAGCCTGTCAAATGGGATTTTCTTCCTTGAGCTTCTCAGTGCGGTAGAGCCTAGAGTTGTCAATTGGAACCTTGTTACTAAGGGTGAAAGTGGTAAGCTTCTTTGCAACATTATGGTTTACAATTGAGCAAGAAAAGCCTTTGACCCATTAACCAAGTTTGAGTAAAGTACTGACGAGAAAAGTGCTTTTCTTGTTGCAATGATAGCTGATGAAAAGAAGTTGAATGCTACCTACATAGTCAGCGTTGCCCGGAAGCTTGGCTGTTCCATATTCTTGTTGCCTGAGGACATAATGGAGGTAACTCCAACTGCAATTGTTTCGTTTCCTCATTTACCTCATTCAATACTTAGAGACTAAAGTAGTGACACCCTCATGACTTTGATGGCCTACATGATTTATGAGAACGATATTGTCACACCATTCAGCGGAAAAAACTACAAAAAATACTTCGCATTTTGGCCTTTTTCCCCTCTTGAATATTGTGAAGAGTTGTTAATTGAGTGGGTTTGATGgccaaatattttttatttttgcttttaaaGAGAGAAAACACCGACATGGCCTCGAAATTTATAGACACGCACGGAAGCAAGCTGTGCACAACTTTGGAACAGTAGCAATATAGGTTTCGTACAACTTCACAAAACTGCAGAGTTCCACTTAACACCAAGAAGTCATTATTGTGATGTTATTGCAGGTGAATCAGAAGATGCTTTTGACCCTAACAGCCAGCATTATGTTTTGGAGTCTGCAACAGCCAGTTGATGACACAGAAAGATTGCTGTCCCCTGTGGACACTTCACCGGCGACATCCATCAGCGAAGAGGATGAAAGCTCCTCTTCCCTTGGTGGTGAGATTTCAAACTTCAGCATTGACGACACTGCCTCGGACACTACAGTCTCTTCGCAGGTTGAGAATGACAGCAGCAACGCTCCTCTGGGAGGCGGGATCGGGGTGGAAGGGGAAGGAGGGTGCATAGCTGTAAAGTAGGTCGAAGGAAAAGCGTAAACAGAGAGTTCCATAAAAATATGGTTTGTTGTCAAGAGTCGGAGGTtgaaagagaggaagaaaaaggggACAACATTGTAAAGTATTTCTACCATGTAGATAGCAACTTTATTTTTGACAGTATAATTCACAAGATATGTTTGGCGATTGGGATTACAAGTGAgaaataggaaaagaaaataaaagagagtAACGTGCAAGAGCTGAAATGTAAACTTCAAGAAAAGAGCCCATGGAAGAATGACAGGCTGACTCTTTTGTATCGATAAAGAGCATATACAAGTGTTTTTTAATGGATCGGGTTGGAAACaacgttttttttattttcgtttCAAAATTTCGAATCGGTTCACAATTTTCAAATTTGGAATATCCGGTATTTTGGAATCAGAGTAATCTCAtaaatttcaaaacattttattgttttcttcatAGTATTTGGTACATGTATGCGCATAAATTTCGTTAATTTTGTAATATACTATATGCTTAgcatttttaatatataagtgtatgattaatataaaaaaaatgaacaaactTGATTACAAAATACATAATGTTAATAAATAAAACATTGAAAatattttagaattttttagATATCAATAAGTTTAGAACACTTCggaaaaattcataaaatttggAATTCTTTGAACCTCTACATACATTCCAATTTCCATTCCAAATTTCTTAAGATATTCGGATTTGGAAATTTTCGAGTTTGAGTTTGAAGGTTTTAATGTTGGAATAGGAAACACCATTACTCTTTGAAAGTTTTAatggtgttctctttcttataaTCTACATTACTCTTTGAAAGTTTTAatggtgttctctttcttataaCACCAAGTCAAACCAATAACAACTTTAACCTTGTTCTATGGCGCTAACAACATCTTATCAAGTATGGAGATTAAGGAGTTCATAGTTTCAATCCATGTCCATAGGCGTTTCGAATTcgatttcaaattcaaaattctTTACATTTTTGCTTTGTCTGAGGCATTTCCGTAGTTTCGAAATCCATTAAGTGACTCTACATTTTCCCCTACATAATATTAATGCCTAGGCCTACAGTGACAAGCAAAAGTACAAGGAAAGTGCTACTCCCCCTCAAAAGCCATCATCCAAAGTTCATCAATGTCTTcagggtggtttgggagtcaggtgcttaaaaaaaaagcacccatgaaaaaaagctgtgagggttttaggtgtttggtaaactaacaAAAAGGGggttattttggaagctgctgtgagaataagctgaaatcaaaggaaaaagctaaagcagctatttgcagctttggaaaactggctttttttcaaagcacacagagttacaatgctcatttaatgaaaatacccactatcagacttttttttttttccaaaagcacttttacaaaaaagtttaccaaacactttgctgatttatttaacagccg
Protein-coding regions in this window:
- the LOC126590873 gene encoding fimbrin-1-like; protein product: MSSYVGVHITDQSLQSQFTQVELRSLESKFNSVKNQNGKVMAGDLPPLMVKLKAFREMYSEEEIRGILSALDSDFSDEIDFESFLKAYLSLQGQTTAKSGGSKNSSSFLKATTTTLLHTISESEKASYVAHINSYLGDDPFLKQFLPLDPVTNDLFHLAKDGVLLCKLINVAVPGTIDERAINTKRVLNPWERNENHTLCLNSAKAIGCTVVNIGTQDLVEGRPHLVLGLISQIIKIQLLADLNLKKTPQLVELVDDSRDVEELLSLPPEKVLLKWMNFHLQKAGYKKPVSNFSSDVKDGEAYAYLLNVLAPEYCNPATLDAKPNERAKLVLDHAERMNCKRYLTPKDILEGSSNLNLAFVAQIFHERNGLSTDSKKISFAEMMTDDVQTSREERCFRLWINSLGIISYVNNVFEDVRNGWILLEVLDKVSPGSVNWKQASRPPIKMPFRKVENCNQVVRIGKQLKFSLVNVAGNDIVQGNKKLILAFLWQLMRFNMLQLLRSLRSHSQGKEMTDADILKWANSIVRSTGRTSQMESFKDKSLSNGIFFLELLSAVEPRVVNWNLVTKGESADEKKLNATYIVSVARKLGCSIFLLPEDIMEVNQKMLLTLTASIMFWSLQQPVDDTERLLSPVDTSPATSISEEDESSSSLGGEISNFSIDDTASDTTVSSQVENDSSNAPLGGGIGVEGEGGCIAVK